CCGAAACCCATATGGCGCGGCAAATCTTCAGCGCGTTGACGCGCATAAATGAGGAAAATGGGGAACTGGAAGCGGATATCGCTCATCACTGGAAGGCGATTTCCCCTTTACACTGGCGTTTTTATTTACGCCCTGGCATCCACTTTCATAACGGCCGCGAGCTGGAAATGAGCGATGTGATTGCGTCCCTGCAACGGGCAACCGCCCTGCCGCTCTATTCGCATATCCGCGAGGTCGTCTCTCCAACCCCCTGGACGCTGGATATTCATCTCTGGCAGCCGGATAACTGGCTCCCCTGGTTGATGGGGCATGTGCCCTCCATGATCCTGCCGCAAAAGTGGAACACTCTCCCCCATTTCTCCAGCCAGCCGATTGGCACCGGCCCGTATGCCGTGGTGCGCAATACCAATAACCAATTAAAAATTCATGCCTTTGATGACTATTTCGGCTTCCGTGCCCTGATTGATGAAGTGAATGTCTGGGTGCTGCCGGATCTCAGCGACGATCCAACCTGCGGGCTGACGCTGGAGGGGCCAACCGGCGATGAAAAAGCGGTCGAAAGCCGCCTGGAAGAGGGCTGCTACTATCTGCTGTTTGACGCGCGTTCCAGCCGCGGTGCCAGCCCGGCGGTCAGGGAGTGGGTAAGCCAGATCCTCTCCCCCGCCAGCCTGTTATGGCATGCTGACGAGCGCTACCAACGTTACTGGTTCCCGGCCTACGGCCTGCTGCCGCACTGGCATCATGCCCGTCCCGGCGTCGGCGAGAAGCCTGCCGGGCTGGAATCCCTGACGCTCACCTTCTATCGCGAACACAACGAGCACGAGGCGCTCTCCCGTATCATGAGCGACTTACTGGCAGAACAGGGGGTAAAACTTCATGTACAAAGGGTGGAGTACGCCGAGTGGCACCGGGGTGAAGCGACCAGCGACCTGTGGCTGAACAGCGCTAACTTTACCCTGCCGCTCAACTTCTCGGTCTTTGCCAACCTGTATGAAGTGCCGTTGTTGCAGCACTGTATTCCGATCGACTGGCAGGCCGCCGCTACCGAGTGGCGTGCCGGGAAGATGAACCTCGCCGCCTGGTCTCAGCAGTTACTGGCCAGTAAAGCGATGGTGCCATTAATCCATCACTGGCTAAGGATCCAGGGGCAGCGCAGTATGCGCGGGCTGCGCATGAATACGCTGGGCTGGTTTGACTTTAAATCGGCCTGGTATGCGCCG
The Kosakonia oryzae genome window above contains:
- the sgrR gene encoding HTH-type transcriptional regulator SgrR, with amino-acid sequence MSSGRLQQQFIRLWQCCDGKSQETTLNELAELLSCSRRHMRTLLNTMQERGWLTWDAEAGRGKRSRLTFLYTGLALQQQRAEDLLEQDRIDQLVQLVGDKEAVRQMLVSHLGRTFRQGRHILRVLYYRPLRNLLPGTPLRRSETHMARQIFSALTRINEENGELEADIAHHWKAISPLHWRFYLRPGIHFHNGRELEMSDVIASLQRATALPLYSHIREVVSPTPWTLDIHLWQPDNWLPWLMGHVPSMILPQKWNTLPHFSSQPIGTGPYAVVRNTNNQLKIHAFDDYFGFRALIDEVNVWVLPDLSDDPTCGLTLEGPTGDEKAVESRLEEGCYYLLFDARSSRGASPAVREWVSQILSPASLLWHADERYQRYWFPAYGLLPHWHHARPGVGEKPAGLESLTLTFYREHNEHEALSRIMSDLLAEQGVKLHVQRVEYAEWHRGEATSDLWLNSANFTLPLNFSVFANLYEVPLLQHCIPIDWQAAATEWRAGKMNLAAWSQQLLASKAMVPLIHHWLRIQGQRSMRGLRMNTLGWFDFKSAWYAPPDP